One genomic region from Phragmites australis chromosome 1, lpPhrAust1.1, whole genome shotgun sequence encodes:
- the LOC133888403 gene encoding heavy metal-associated isoprenylated plant protein 20-like, with protein MGVLDHLSDMCSITETKEALKLRKKRPLQTVNIKVKMDCEGCERRVKNAVKSMRGVTSVAVNPKQSKCTVTGYVEPSKVLERVKSTGKAAEMWPYVPYTLATYPYVGGAYDKKAPAGFVRSAPQAMADPSAPEVRYMSIFSDENVDACTIM; from the exons ATGGGAGTCTTGGACCATCTCTCCGATATGTGCAGCATCACCGAGACGAAGGAAGCCCTCAAGCTCAGGAAGAAGCGCCCATTGCAG ACGGTGAACATCAAGGTGAAGATGGACTGCGAGGGGTGCGAGCGGCGGGTGAAGAACGCCGTCAAGTCGATGCGGGGCGTGACGAGCGTGGCAGTGAACCCGAAGCAGAGCAAGTGCACGGTGACGGGGTACGTGGAGCCGAGCAAGGTGCTGGAGCGGGTGAAGAGCACGGGCAAGGCGGCGGAGATGTGGCCCTATGTACCATACACGCTCGCCACCTACCCCTACGTCGGCGGCGCCTACGACAAGAAGGCCCCGGCGGGGTTCGTACGCAGCGCGCCGCAGGCCATGGCCGACCCCAGCGCGCCCGAGGTCCGGTACATGTCCATATTCAGTGACGAGAACGTCGACGCGTGTACCATCATGTGA